Genomic DNA from Mycolicibacterium helvum:
GAGCGCATAGACCGGTCCGGTCATCTCCATCGCACCGGCAACCAGGTGTATCGGCAGCCCCGACGAGAAGCGGTTGCGCGGATCGTCGTTTCCTTGGCCTGTCCAGACAGCCTCGACAAACGCAGTCCCCATCGTGCTGGGATACGACAGGTTGCCGACGATCAGACCGGTCCGCGGCGCCGCGATCGGCCCGCCCAGCGCCTGCTGCGCGCACTGGGCAAGCCAGGCAACGATCGGGTCAAGCTGGTCGAAATCGGGCATTCGCGAGGCGAATTGAGTCAGGTCAAACGATGTCTCGACATAGCCCCCGGTGGCTGACGAAACCCGCAGCCCCTGTTTGTCGCTGGCCAACAGCATTCCGGGATCCACCCCACACCACCGGTCGCGCGGGGTGGGTGTCAGCAGGCAGCGTCCACCCAGCGAGGCATCGAACAGCTCCTCCGGCGTGGCTGCACCAGGCAGTACGCAACTGCGTCCGACGATCGCGACGGGGTCGAACCCGCTCACGCCGACGTGTCCGCGGCGGCGCCCGCAGCGTAGAACTCCACACCCTCGAGCGTTGCGAAGAGCGCACCGTCGGAGGTTTCGTACGCGATATCGAAGTCGACGCGCTTGTCGTTCACCGGATGCGCAGCCAACCGGCAACGCCCGATACGGCCGTCACCGAAGGCACGGTGCAGCAGGACACGACCGATCCGCACCGGCAGCACCAGGGGACGGCCCTGCGCGCTCGCCCATATGATGCCCAGCTGCAGGCCGCCATCGATGCTGGCGGCGTCGATCGCCCAGCCGTTCTGCGGCCAGCCGAGGCCGTCGAGGCTGTTGAGAGTTGCTGTACCACCCGCAGTTCCGAAGCTGCCAAGTTGTTCGATGACGGCGAACTGCGGCCCGTGGAACAGCGGGCCGGCGTATGCCTCGTCGACACCCAGTGGCCAGTCCGACCCCGTTATCTGCGGAACCGACAGTTCTGGTTCGGCGACAGCCGCGGTGTCCACCGTGGCGCGGTAGCGGGCCCGGCCCTCACAATCACTGATCGAGACGGTGTAGGACGAGCCGGCCGGCTCGAAATCGATGGTGAGAGATTGCCGTTCGTGTTCGGCGAACGTGACTCCCGAGAGCACCTGGAAGTCACGGACCACCGGACACGCATCGGCAACGAGCCCACGTGCCGCGCGCAGCATCGCATCCAGCGCGATCACCACCGGCACCACAACCCGGCCGCGGACCTGGTGATCGGTCAGCACCGGCAGGTCCTCGGCCGACACCTCCCATTCCAGGCGTGCCGCGCGAAGCCGCGGCTCGGCCGGTGCGGCTACGACGACCGCGCTTGCCGACGACCGGCACAACGCGTGGTCAGCGAAGAACTGTGCACCCTCGGCGATCGGGATGACACCAACGCCGCCGGCGAGGAACCGGCTCTTCAGCGTCGCGTCAACCATCCCGCCGTCCCACGGCCCCCAGCCGAATGCGCGAACCACGCACTCTCCGTTGCGGCGCACCGACTCACGGGCCGCGATGGCCTCCAGCGCCGCGTTGGCCGAGGCGTATGCGGACTGTCCCGGATTTCCGGCCCGCGCCGCGATCGAGGAGAACAGCGAAATGAAACGCAGCTCGTCGGTCGACGTTGCATCCAGGAGTGCTTCTGCACCAATCAGTTTGGTGGTGAACACCTTGACGAATCCGTCGTCGTCTAGGTCTTCTAGGCGCTTGTCGGCAAGGACGCCGGCACCGTGGACCACACCAACGATCGGCCCGAAGTTCTGCCGAACCTCGTCCAGCACGCCGCGCAGTGCAGCCTCATCCGTAATGCTCGCCGCGAAGTAGCGAGCCGGAGTACCTTGCCGCTCCGCGGACGCCAGTGTGGCGCGGACCTCCCGCGTGGCCAGCAGGCTCTCGGCCTGCGCCCGAGCCTGCGGCAGGCTCAGCTGCTCGCCACGAGCCCGCGCCGATGCTGCCAGCGCGGTGGCGATCTCGGCGGCGGTGGTACCCGATGGCTCGTCAGCAGTGACCTCACGCAGCGGCGTACGGCCAAGGAGAGCGAGTCGCAGGCCGTGACGCTTGGCCAGCGCCAGCGCCGACTCTGCCGTCACACCACGCGCGCCACCGGTGACCACGACCACGCCGCCCGGCACGACGCTGATCGTCTCACCCTCTCCCACCGAAGATTCGATGTCGTCGACGGCAACCAGCCGGGTGCCATCAGCGCGCAGGGCGACCTCGATACCGCTGCCGCCCTCGAGCAGTTCGGCTGTCAGCCGGTCGGCGTCGAGGGTTTCCATATCGACAGCGCGCACCGAAGCATTTGGCCACTCCCAGCCGGCGGTTTTCACCAGGCTCGCGACTCCGACCGGTACGTCTGCGGCGACGAAACGGGCACCTGTCGACTGCACGGTGACGAAAAGCCTGGTTCGCGTACTGCTCTTGGCGACGCTGCGTGCGGCGTGGAATGCCCGCACGTGCACCGCGACACAGTCGTCGGGTGTGCGGGCCGGCGCCAGCGCCGCGAGGCTGATGACAGCACCCGCTTCGGCGGGCGCCTCGTCGACCGTCCGCGCCTGGAGTCCGCGGGCATTCATCGCACGCTCGAGCGCTTCGGCGAAGGCAGGGTCTTCACGGGTGATGAAGACGACGCCGTCGCGCAGGCCTGCCATTGCCAACCCGCTGGGCGGAGCCGCCCGAAGCTCAGTTTCCGTGCAGGACAAGCCGACTGCCGCCGAGGTCGGCGGGGCCGACTGGACTGCGGCGGTCTGCTCCACACGACCGCCGGCAGCGAAGCCGGAGACAGTGTCCACGACGTCCTGCAACGTGCGCAGATTCGACAACTCAGACGCCGGAATCTCCGGAGCACCAGGAAACTTCGCCTGCAACGCCGCCAAAATCTCGACCTGCTTAATCGAATCAATCCCCAGCTCGGCCTCCATCTCCATGCCCAACCCGAGCATGTCAACCGGATAACCCGTCTTCTCCGAAACAATCGACAACACCACATCACCCGCCGGAACTGCCGGAGCAGTCACCATCGGCGCAACTACCGCAGCCGCCGCCGCAGGTGCTGCGAACCCCGCGACGGTGTCCACGACGTCCTGCAACGTGCGCAGATTCGACAACTCAGACGCCGGAATCTCCGGAGCACCAGGGAACTTCGCCTGCAACGCCGCCAAAATCTCGACCTGCTTAATCGAATCAATCCCCAGCTCGGCCTCCATCTCCATGCCCAACCCGAGCATGTCAACCGGATAACCCGTCTTCTCCGAAACAATCGACAACACCACATCACCCGCCGGAACTGCCGGAGCAGTCACCATCGGCGCAACTACCGCAGCCGCCGCCGCAGGTGCTGCGAACCCCGCGACGGTGTCCACGACGTCCTGCAACGTGCGCAGATTCGACAACTCAGACGCCGGAATCTCCGGAGCACCAGGGAACTTCGCCTGCAACGCCGCCAAAATCTCGACCTGCTTAATCGAATCAATCCCCAGCTCGGCCTCCATCTCCATGCCCAACCCGAGCATGTCAACCGGATAACCCGTCTTCTCCGAAACAATCGACAACACCACATCACCCGCCGGAACTGCCGGAGCAGTCACCATCGGCGCAACTACCGCAGCCGCCGCCGCAGGTGCTGCGAACCCCGCGACGGTGTCCACGACGTCCTGCAACGTGCGCAGATTCGACAACTCAGACGCCGGAATCTCCGGAGCACCAGGGAACTTCGCCTGCAACGCCGCCAAAATCTCGACCTGCTTAATCGAATCAATCCCCAGCTCGGCCTCCATCTCCATGCCCAACCCGAGCATGTCAACCGGATAACCCGTCTTCTCCGAAACAATCGACAACACCACATCACCCGCCGACACCGACGGAGCAGCCGCAGGCACGGCAGGCGCTGGCGCCGATGGTGCGACCGGTGCCGGGGCTACGGTTGCCGGCGCGGCGACGGCGACTGGTGCGGCAACCGGTGCGGACGCAACCGGGGCGACAGCCACCGGCGGTACGACGGCCGGCGCCGCGACGACTGGGGCCGAAACCTGCCGTGGTGCAACGCTCGGCAGCGCCCTTGGTGCTTGCGCAACGACCGCCGGATCGCCCACGATCTGGGCCATCATCTGCGTGGACATATCCAGGAAGGCCTGGTGGCTTTGCGTCACCACATCCATATAGCGCTGGTGCTGCTCCGCGGTCTCCTTCTGGATGCTGTCGATGATGCTCCACACGTCGCCAGACAGCGGCGCCTCGATGACCTCCGCCTGTTGCTGAACCACCGAAGCCTGCTGGTGCACCACCGGCGCCTGCTGGACTACCGGCGCTTGCTGCTGGGCCGGCGCCTGGGTCTGCGGCGCCGCAACGGCGGGCGCCTCCATCCGCTGGACCGCCGGAGCCGGAGCCGGCGCAGGTGCTTGTGCCGCTGCCGGCGGCGCACTCTGCACGCGGACCCGGGTGCGCTTCGGCGTGATCGACGTCTTGCCGTCGACGGGCGGGTAAGGCTTGCCGAGGTTCGCTCCCCCGACCTTGACGGCGTGCTTGGGCGCTGGAACGAACTTCTCCGGTTCTTCGTAATGATCGAAGAGAGCGACGAGATCAAGCGCCACACCATCGGCCGCCAATGCGGCCAGTCCACGATGCCAACCGCGGAGGCCGTCGGCCTTCGGGTCGTCGAGGGCGACCGCGATGTGTGCCGATGTGCCCAGGATCTTTCCCACAAGTCCGGTCAGGACCCGGCCGGGGCCAACTTCGATGAAGCGCGTCACC
This window encodes:
- a CDS encoding type I polyketide synthase, translating into MTDNTHQPTATPIAVVAMSAIYPGESGLTGFWRTITAGRDAISEVPPSHWLIADYYDADPKAPDKTYCKRGGFIDPVNFDPVKFGLPPNALPSTDTGQILALIAAKQLLDQVQREGVEVDLDRVDVVLGVASTTELVVQMGSRMQRPIWRKALLENGLSEGEADEICQDIADHYVPWQESTFPGLLGNVIAGRVANRLNLGGANFVTDAACASSLSALQSALHRLYLHESDVVLTGGVDALNDVMMYMCFSKTPAFSATGDCRPFSDGADGTIIGEGVGMVALKRLADAERDGDQIHAVIRGLGSSSDGRASSVYAPRSEGQAKALRRAYERAGYDPSTVELIEAHGTATKAGDVAEFAGLKSVFTDGSARIALGSVKSQIGHTKAAAGAAGLIKAVLALQHSILPGTLKVDRPNPAMGIEESPFYVNTQTRPWVRKSDQPRRASVSSFGFGGSNFHVTLEEYQGEHRARRLRALPSELVVLSAQSEADLQKRAADIVAAARSGESLARIAFEAADEFDAAQPARAGLVATDTESLAAVAERLRTALADGKAAELKDANITVGFGPAREGKTAFLFPGQGSQYVGMGGDLAISFPEALAVWDGLEGDLTDLPGVVFPEPVFDASAVDAQKKELTAMANAQPAIAATSLAQLALLDVLGVSATAAAGHSFGEVTALAAAGVLPTERLVETARTRGTLMNEAGQGKDGAMLAVSATAEDVRALLDTSEAGSLVIANDNAPTQVVLAGYDSDIAWAQTAAKAKGWTAVRLPVASAFHSEIVASSSAPLTAYLKTLKIGQPNFPVYANATAQQYSENVAEQLGDQVQQVVRFREMIEAMARDGVTRFIEVGPGRVLTGLVGKILGTSAHIAVALDDPKADGLRGWHRGLAALAADGVALDLVALFDHYEEPEKFVPAPKHAVKVGGANLGKPYPPVDGKTSITPKRTRVRVQSAPPAAAQAPAPAPAPAVQRMEAPAVAAPQTQAPAQQQAPVVQQAPVVHQQASVVQQQAEVIEAPLSGDVWSIIDSIQKETAEQHQRYMDVVTQSHQAFLDMSTQMMAQIVGDPAVVAQAPRALPSVAPRQVSAPVVAAPAVVPPVAVAPVASAPVAAPVAVAAPATVAPAPVAPSAPAPAVPAAAPSVSAGDVVLSIVSEKTGYPVDMLGLGMEMEAELGIDSIKQVEILAALQAKFPGAPEIPASELSNLRTLQDVVDTVAGFAAPAAAAAVVAPMVTAPAVPAGDVVLSIVSEKTGYPVDMLGLGMEMEAELGIDSIKQVEILAALQAKFPGAPEIPASELSNLRTLQDVVDTVAGFAAPAAAAAVVAPMVTAPAVPAGDVVLSIVSEKTGYPVDMLGLGMEMEAELGIDSIKQVEILAALQAKFPGAPEIPASELSNLRTLQDVVDTVAGFAAPAAAAAVVAPMVTAPAVPAGDVVLSIVSEKTGYPVDMLGLGMEMEAELGIDSIKQVEILAALQAKFPGAPEIPASELSNLRTLQDVVDTVSGFAAGGRVEQTAAVQSAPPTSAAVGLSCTETELRAAPPSGLAMAGLRDGVVFITREDPAFAEALERAMNARGLQARTVDEAPAEAGAVISLAALAPARTPDDCVAVHVRAFHAARSVAKSSTRTRLFVTVQSTGARFVAADVPVGVASLVKTAGWEWPNASVRAVDMETLDADRLTAELLEGGSGIEVALRADGTRLVAVDDIESSVGEGETISVVPGGVVVVTGGARGVTAESALALAKRHGLRLALLGRTPLREVTADEPSGTTAAEIATALAASARARGEQLSLPQARAQAESLLATREVRATLASAERQGTPARYFAASITDEAALRGVLDEVRQNFGPIVGVVHGAGVLADKRLEDLDDDGFVKVFTTKLIGAEALLDATSTDELRFISLFSSIAARAGNPGQSAYASANAALEAIAARESVRRNGECVVRAFGWGPWDGGMVDATLKSRFLAGGVGVIPIAEGAQFFADHALCRSSASAVVVAAPAEPRLRAARLEWEVSAEDLPVLTDHQVRGRVVVPVVIALDAMLRAARGLVADACPVVRDFQVLSGVTFAEHERQSLTIDFEPAGSSYTVSISDCEGRARYRATVDTAAVAEPELSVPQITGSDWPLGVDEAYAGPLFHGPQFAVIEQLGSFGTAGGTATLNSLDGLGWPQNGWAIDAASIDGGLQLGIIWASAQGRPLVLPVRIGRVLLHRAFGDGRIGRCRLAAHPVNDKRVDFDIAYETSDGALFATLEGVEFYAAGAAADTSA